Sequence from the Hydrogenothermus marinus genome:
TTGCAAATCTTCAATTTGGTGTCTTTTTCTAGGTGAGAATTTAGATAAATCTTTTCTTAAAAATAAAACACAACTTCCATGTATAGTTATCTCAAACTTATATTTTAGATTATCTTCTTTAAAATTTTTTATTGTTCTTTCAATTAAAAATAACCTACCTAAAACAAATCTTGCATTATTAGATTCACAATCAAAAACTGCTTTATATTCCTGAGAAAAAGAAAAAGAGAAAAAAAGCAAAACTAAAAATAAGTATTTCATTTTTCTAATTTACTTTTTAACATTAAAGGTGTTTCATGAACATTATGACATTTATAACATACTCCACCAATAGAATTCATAGCTTGCATAAAGTTTTTCTTGTTTTTCTGTCTTACAGACTGAACTAAATTTCTTAAGGCTTTATTTGTTTTTTTACCAAAATAAACATTCTCAACAATCTTATTTGTATGACATTCAGAACAACTTTGA
This genomic interval carries:
- a CDS encoding DsrE family protein, encoding MKYLFLVLLFFSFSFSQEYKAVFDCESNNARFVLGRLFLIERTIKNFKEDNLKYKFEITIHGSCVLFLRKDLSKFSPRKRHQIEDLQNQLEILKELYNVQIKACNIALNRYGLKKKDIIDFVNIVKNSWQEIIILQNKGYALVPFE